The following proteins are co-located in the Leishmania donovani BPK282A1 complete genome, chromosome 26 genome:
- a CDS encoding serine/threonine protein phosphatase, putative, whose product MLLTDRGNPSVPPPNWEPLSSSALFDESGKARPDVVREHLTKEGLLQEADALTIITQCALIWKDEPNVLRLDGPVVIAGDIHGQFFDLLNLLSIGGDPSQQKYIFLGDYVDRGCFGMEVILLLMCYKICYPETMIMLRGNHESRHLTTYFNFKREVLYKYSIAVYNAIMSAFDCLPLACILNDRFLCVHGGLSPELKRISDIGAIHRFREPPSSGPMCDLLWADPLDEKEEDPAAAPLFVPNTTRGCSYVYSNAAACNFLEENGLITIIRGHEAQDEGYHLYKKTNKGFPAVICIFSAPNYCDTYDNRAAVVMLNRNIMSIRQFNSSPHPYYLPNFMNAFTWSLPFVEEKLLDIGTNVLHPIDGSEDHLLLDGAEATTAAPTPGANTESRDGNVLEQRGEKIREKILAMGRLSRMFHTLCEGGESRLPPKGLAGGILPQGGLPCGPDSVQAAGRGLQQSKEMDSANGRWQDCLIEGDLEP is encoded by the coding sequence ATGCTCCTCACAGACCGTGGCAATCCgtcagtgccgccgccgaatTGGGAGCCACTAAGCAGCTCTGCGCTCTTCGACGAGAGTGGCAAGGCGCGCCCTGATGTGGTGCGCGAGCACCTCACAAAGGAGGgtctgctgcaggaggcggatgCCCTGACGATTATTACCCAGTGCGCCCTGATATGGAAAGACGAACCAAATGTGCTGCGTCTCGATGGTCCGGTGGTCATCGCTGGCGATATACATGGCCAATTTTTCGATTTACTGAACCTCCTCTCCATCGGCGGCGACCCGTCCCAGCAGAAGTACATCTTCCTGGGCGACTATGTCGACCGCGGGTGCTTCGGCATGGAGGTGATCCTGCTACTCATGTGCTACAAGATCTGCTACCCCGAAACAATGATCATGCTGCGCGGCAACCACGAAAGTCGACACCTCACGACGTACTTCAACTTCAAGCGCGAGGTGCTCTACAAGTACTCCATCGCCGTGTACAACGCCATAATGTCCGCCTTCGATTGCCTGCCGCTTGCATGCATTCTCAACGATCGATTCCTCTGCGTGCACGGCGGCTTGTCGCCGGAGCTGAAGCGGATCTCGGACATTGGCGCCATTCACCGCTTCCGCgagccgccgtcgtcggggCCGATGTGCGACCTGCTCTGGGCAGACCCGCTGgacgaaaaagaggaggaccctgcggcggcgccgctgttcgTGCCCAACACAACCCGAGGCTGCTCATACGTCTACagcaacgctgccgcctgcAACTTCTTGGAGGAAAACGGCCTCATCACAATCATCCGTGGCCACGAGGCCCAGGATGAGGGCTACCACTTGTACAAGAAGACAAACAAGGGGTTTCCTGCGGTGATTTGCATCTTTTCCGCGCCGAACTACTGCGACACATACGACAACCgggccgccgtcgtcatgCTGAACCGCAACATTATGAGCATCCGTCAGTTCAACAGCAGCCCTCACCCCTACTACCTGCCTAACTTCATGAACGCCTTTACCTGGTCGCTGCCCTTCGTtgaggagaagctgctcgaCATTGGGACGAACGTCCTGCACCCCATTGACGGAAGTGAGGATCATCTGCTTTTGGACGGGGCAgaggcgacgacggccgcACCGACACCGGGGGCGAACACAGAAAGCCGCGACGGGAACGTCCTGGAACAGCGAGGCGAGAAAATTCGCGAGAAGATACTGGCGATGGGGAGGCTCTCCCGCATGTTCCACACCTTGTGCGAAGGAGGCGAGAGCCGTCTTCCACCTAAGGGACTGGCAGGTGGCATACTACCGCAGGGTGGGTTGCCGTGTGGCCCCGACAGTGTGCAAGCAGCCGGCCGCGGCCTTCAGCAATCAAAAGAGATGGACTCTGCCAATGGGCGCTGGCAGGATTGTCTGATCGAGGGCGACTTGGAGCCGTAG